Proteins from a genomic interval of Nocardioides jishulii:
- the carA gene encoding glutamine-hydrolyzing carbamoyl-phosphate synthase small subunit, with the protein MPLHAPKSALLVLEDGRVFHGESFGAEGETFGEAVFSTGMTGYQETLTDPSYHRQVVVMTAPHVGNTGMNDEDPESSRIWVAGYVVRDPARVPSNWRSQRTLDDSLREQGVVGISGIDTRALTRHLRERGAMRVGISTLDTDPDVLLEKVKASAEMTGANLSEAVTTAQAYVVPAVGEKRFTVAAVDLGLKANTPRMMAERGIEVHVLPADASIDDVLAVSPDGLFFSNGPGDPAATTAQVALLQDALARELPYFGICFGNQLFGRALGFGTYKLKYGHRGINQPVMDRTTGKVEVTAHNHGFAVDAPLDAATETPYGTATVSHVCLNDDVVEGLELRDAAGQLRSFSVQYHPEAAAGPHDASYLFDRFCDLMAASTTQEA; encoded by the coding sequence GTGCCTCTGCATGCCCCCAAGTCCGCGCTCCTCGTCCTCGAGGACGGACGCGTCTTCCACGGTGAGTCCTTCGGTGCCGAGGGTGAGACCTTCGGCGAGGCCGTCTTCTCGACCGGCATGACCGGTTACCAGGAGACGTTGACCGACCCGTCGTACCACCGTCAGGTCGTCGTCATGACGGCCCCGCACGTCGGCAACACCGGGATGAACGACGAGGACCCGGAGTCCTCGCGCATCTGGGTCGCCGGCTACGTCGTGCGCGACCCCGCCCGCGTGCCCTCGAACTGGCGCTCGCAGCGCACGCTCGACGACTCGTTGCGCGAGCAGGGCGTCGTCGGCATCTCCGGCATCGACACCCGAGCGCTCACCCGTCACCTGCGCGAGCGGGGGGCGATGCGCGTCGGCATCTCGACCCTCGACACCGACCCGGACGTGCTGCTGGAGAAGGTCAAGGCATCCGCCGAGATGACCGGAGCCAACCTCTCCGAGGCCGTCACCACTGCTCAGGCGTACGTCGTGCCCGCGGTGGGCGAGAAGCGCTTCACCGTCGCCGCCGTGGACCTCGGCCTCAAGGCGAACACGCCGCGGATGATGGCCGAGCGCGGCATCGAGGTGCACGTGCTGCCCGCCGACGCCTCGATCGACGACGTCCTCGCGGTCAGCCCCGACGGCCTCTTCTTCTCCAACGGCCCGGGCGACCCGGCTGCGACGACCGCCCAGGTCGCGCTCCTGCAGGACGCGCTCGCCCGGGAGCTGCCCTACTTCGGCATCTGCTTCGGCAACCAGCTCTTCGGCCGGGCCCTGGGCTTCGGCACCTACAAGCTGAAGTACGGCCACCGCGGCATCAACCAGCCGGTGATGGACCGCACCACCGGCAAGGTCGAGGTCACCGCGCACAACCACGGTTTCGCCGTCGACGCCCCGCTGGACGCCGCCACCGAGACCCCGTACGGCACCGCGACGGTCTCGCACGTCTGCCTCAACGACGACGTGGTCGAGGGGCTGGAGCTCCGCGACGCCGCGGGCCAGCTCAGGTCGTTCTCGGTGCAGTACCACCCCGAGGCGGCGGCCGGTCCGCACGACGCCTCGTACCTGTTCGACCGTTTCTGCGACCTGATGGCCGCCAGCACCACCCAGGAGGCCTGA
- the carB gene encoding carbamoyl-phosphate synthase large subunit, translated as MPKREDIKSVLVIGSGPIVIGQACEFDYSGTQACRILKEEGLRVILVNSNPATIMTDPEFADATYVEPITPEFVEKVIAKERPDAILPTLGGQTALNTATALHENGVLAKYDVEMIGASFEAIHRGENRELFNDIVRKVGGEVCRSFVCHSMEEVEKATEELGFPVVIRPSFTMGGLGSGIAFDADDLHRIAGAGLSASPTTEVLIEESILGWKEYELEVMRDKNDNVVIICSIENFDPVGVHTGDSITVAPAMTLTDREYQHLRDLAIAVIREVGVDTGGCNIQYAVNPENGRVIVIEMNPRVSRSSALASKATGYPIAKIAAKVAIGYTLDEIENDITSGPQGSTAASFEPTLDYVVVKVPRFAFEKFPTADSTLTTHMKSVGEAMAIGRNFSEALNKALRSMESKGSQFSWSGEPGDKDAILEDVKRPHDGRIQKLMLAIRAGATPEEIFDATKIDPWYVDQLFLVNEVAQAVAGAEELDAATLRLAKRHGLSDAQVAQIRGLGEAEVRALRHSLGVRPVYKTVDTCAAEFEARTPYYYSSYDEESEVAPREREAVIILGSGPNRIGQGIEFDYSCVHAAQELSKAGYETIMVNCNPETVSTDYDTADRLYFEPLTLEDVLEIVEAERAAGPIAGVVATLGGQTPLGLAQGLQDAGVTIVGTSPEAIDLAEERGAFGRILADAGLTAPKHGTAVSFEDARAIAHEIGYPVLVRPSYVLGGRGMQIVYSDDTLETYLEAATELISEERPVLIDRFIDDAVEIDVDALYDGEELFLGGVMEHIEEAGIHSGDSSCALPPITLGRSEIERIRTATEAIASGVGVRGLINIQFAIGADVLYVIEANPRASRTVPFVSKATGTSLAKAASRVMLGASIAELRAEGLLPATGDGGLLPADSPVAVKEAVLPFNRFRTHDGQFVDTVLGPEMKSTGEVMGFDADFGTAFAKAQAGSFGPLPVEGKVFISIANRDKRTMIFPARVLADYGFELLATEGTAEVLRRNGITSTVVRKHSSGIGPDGEKTIVGMIQDGEIDLIVNTPNGSATGARHDGYEIRAAAVLTGTPCITTVQGAAAAVQGIAALRSGDIGVRSLQEWAAITRPTAG; from the coding sequence ATGCCGAAGCGTGAAGACATCAAGTCCGTCCTCGTCATCGGCTCGGGCCCGATCGTCATCGGTCAGGCCTGCGAGTTCGACTACTCGGGCACCCAGGCTTGCCGCATCCTCAAGGAGGAGGGCCTGCGGGTCATCCTCGTCAACTCCAACCCGGCCACGATCATGACCGACCCGGAGTTCGCCGACGCCACCTACGTCGAGCCGATCACCCCGGAGTTCGTCGAGAAGGTCATCGCCAAGGAGCGGCCCGACGCGATCCTGCCGACCCTCGGTGGGCAGACCGCCCTCAACACGGCCACCGCGCTGCACGAGAACGGCGTCCTGGCCAAGTACGACGTCGAGATGATCGGGGCCTCGTTCGAGGCCATCCACCGCGGCGAGAACCGCGAGCTCTTCAACGACATCGTGCGCAAGGTCGGTGGCGAGGTCTGCCGCTCCTTCGTCTGCCACTCGATGGAAGAGGTCGAGAAGGCCACCGAGGAGCTCGGCTTCCCCGTCGTCATCCGTCCGTCCTTCACCATGGGTGGACTCGGCTCGGGCATCGCCTTCGACGCCGACGACCTGCACCGGATCGCCGGCGCCGGCCTCTCGGCCTCCCCGACGACCGAGGTCCTCATCGAGGAGTCGATCCTCGGGTGGAAGGAGTACGAGCTGGAGGTGATGCGCGACAAGAACGACAACGTCGTCATCATCTGCTCGATCGAGAACTTCGACCCGGTCGGCGTCCACACCGGTGACTCGATCACCGTCGCCCCAGCGATGACGCTCACCGACCGCGAGTACCAGCACCTGCGCGACCTGGCGATCGCCGTCATCCGCGAGGTCGGCGTCGACACCGGTGGCTGCAACATCCAGTACGCGGTCAACCCGGAGAACGGGCGCGTCATCGTCATCGAGATGAACCCGCGCGTCTCGCGCTCCTCGGCCCTGGCGTCGAAGGCGACCGGCTACCCGATCGCGAAGATCGCCGCCAAGGTCGCGATCGGCTACACCCTCGACGAGATCGAGAACGACATCACCTCGGGGCCGCAGGGCTCGACCGCAGCCTCCTTCGAGCCGACGCTCGACTACGTCGTGGTGAAGGTCCCGCGCTTCGCCTTCGAGAAGTTCCCCACCGCCGACTCCACGCTGACCACCCACATGAAGTCGGTCGGTGAGGCGATGGCGATCGGGCGCAACTTCTCCGAGGCCCTCAACAAGGCCCTGCGCTCGATGGAGTCGAAGGGCTCGCAGTTCTCGTGGAGCGGCGAGCCCGGCGACAAGGACGCCATCCTGGAGGACGTCAAGCGTCCCCACGACGGCCGCATCCAGAAGCTGATGCTGGCCATCCGCGCCGGCGCCACGCCCGAGGAGATCTTCGACGCCACCAAGATCGACCCCTGGTACGTCGACCAGCTCTTCCTGGTCAACGAGGTGGCCCAGGCGGTCGCCGGCGCCGAGGAGCTCGACGCAGCCACCTTGCGCCTGGCCAAGCGCCACGGTCTGTCCGACGCCCAGGTCGCCCAGATCCGAGGACTGGGCGAGGCCGAGGTGCGCGCGCTGCGCCACTCGCTCGGCGTACGCCCGGTCTACAAGACGGTCGACACCTGCGCGGCCGAGTTCGAGGCCCGGACGCCGTACTACTACTCCTCGTACGACGAGGAGAGCGAGGTCGCTCCCCGCGAGCGCGAGGCAGTGATCATCCTCGGGTCGGGACCCAACCGGATCGGCCAGGGCATCGAGTTCGACTACTCCTGCGTGCACGCCGCTCAGGAGCTGTCGAAGGCCGGCTACGAGACCATCATGGTCAACTGCAACCCCGAGACCGTCTCGACCGACTACGACACCGCCGACCGGCTCTACTTCGAGCCGCTCACCCTGGAGGACGTGCTCGAGATCGTCGAGGCCGAGCGCGCCGCAGGCCCGATCGCGGGCGTCGTGGCGACGCTGGGCGGACAGACCCCACTGGGTCTGGCCCAGGGCCTGCAGGACGCCGGGGTCACGATCGTGGGCACCAGCCCCGAGGCGATCGACCTGGCCGAGGAGCGCGGCGCCTTCGGCCGCATCCTGGCCGATGCGGGGCTCACCGCACCGAAGCACGGCACGGCGGTCTCGTTCGAGGACGCTCGCGCCATCGCCCACGAGATCGGCTACCCGGTCCTGGTCCGCCCGTCGTACGTCCTGGGCGGTCGCGGCATGCAGATCGTCTACTCCGACGACACGCTGGAGACCTACCTCGAGGCCGCCACCGAGCTGATCAGCGAGGAGCGGCCAGTCCTGATCGACCGGTTCATCGACGACGCCGTGGAGATCGACGTCGACGCCCTGTACGACGGCGAGGAGCTCTTCCTCGGCGGCGTGATGGAGCACATCGAGGAAGCCGGCATCCACTCCGGTGACTCCTCCTGCGCGCTGCCGCCGATCACCCTGGGACGCAGCGAGATCGAGCGCATCCGCACGGCCACCGAGGCGATCGCCTCCGGGGTCGGGGTGCGCGGCCTGATCAACATCCAGTTCGCCATCGGCGCCGACGTCCTCTACGTCATCGAGGCCAACCCGCGCGCCTCGCGCACGGTCCCGTTCGTCTCGAAGGCCACCGGCACCTCGCTGGCCAAGGCGGCCTCCCGGGTCATGCTCGGTGCTTCGATCGCCGAGCTGCGGGCCGAGGGCCTGCTCCCGGCGACCGGCGACGGTGGCCTGCTGCCTGCCGACTCCCCGGTCGCGGTCAAGGAGGCGGTCCTCCCGTTCAACCGCTTCCGCACCCATGACGGCCAGTTCGTCGACACGGTGCTGGGCCCGGAGATGAAGTCGACCGGTGAGGTCATGGGCTTCGACGCCGACTTCGGCACCGCGTTCGCCAAGGCGCAGGCCGGCTCGTTCGGTCCGCTGCCGGTCGAGGGCAAGGTGTTCATCTCGATCGCCAACCGCGACAAGCGCACGATGATCTTCCCGGCCCGCGTCCTGGCCGACTACGGCTTCGAGCTGCTGGCCACCGAAGGCACGGCCGAGGTGCTGCGTCGCAACGGCATCACCTCCACCGTGGTGCGCAAGCACTCCTCGGGCATCGGCCCGGACGGTGAGAAGACCATCGTGGGCATGATCCAGGACGGTGAGATCGACCTGATCGTCAACACCCCGAACGGCTCCGCCACCGGCGCGCGCCACGACGGGTACGAGATCCGCGCTGCCGCCGTACTCACCGGCACCCCCTGCATCACCACGGTCCAGGGCGCCGCAGCCGCGGTCCAGGGCATCGCTGCCCTGCGCAGCGGTGACATCGGGGTCCGCTCCCTCCAGGAGTGGGCCGCGATCACCCGTCCCACGGCCGGATGA
- a CDS encoding nitronate monooxygenase: MSAPGLGALRLDHPVMVASGCGGTGRELAPFVDLDGLGFVTRTLTRHPHPGGAMPRVVESPSGLLHAVGLHNPGLEVFLAEELPWLVRAGARVVVSFCASTLGEYAELTHLLASAPGLVGVEVNLSSPDADGVGAFDAREPFHAASAVAAVRRELPADLALLVKVRPDPVRVVETARAVRDAGAGAVVVGGALAAAMPDGRPAGLSGPAVRPVATAAVRTLVRTAPEIPVVACGGITTSEHVRDYLAAGAVAVQVGTGLLHDPTLITRLVHDLEETS, from the coding sequence GTGAGCGCGCCCGGCCTCGGCGCGCTCCGCCTCGACCACCCGGTCATGGTCGCGTCGGGGTGCGGCGGCACGGGGCGCGAGCTGGCGCCCTTCGTCGACCTGGACGGCCTCGGGTTCGTCACCCGCACCCTGACCCGCCACCCGCACCCGGGAGGGGCGATGCCGAGGGTGGTGGAGTCGCCCAGCGGGCTGCTGCACGCCGTGGGGCTCCACAACCCGGGCCTGGAGGTCTTCCTCGCCGAGGAGCTGCCCTGGCTGGTGCGCGCCGGGGCCCGCGTCGTCGTCTCCTTCTGCGCGTCGACGCTCGGTGAGTACGCCGAGCTCACCCACCTGCTGGCAAGTGCGCCGGGACTGGTCGGCGTCGAGGTCAACCTGTCCTCACCCGACGCCGACGGCGTCGGTGCCTTCGACGCGCGCGAGCCGTTCCACGCCGCCTCCGCCGTGGCAGCCGTACGCCGCGAGCTCCCCGCCGACCTGGCGCTGCTGGTGAAGGTGCGTCCTGACCCCGTGCGGGTCGTCGAGACCGCCCGCGCCGTGCGCGACGCCGGGGCCGGTGCCGTGGTGGTCGGGGGAGCGCTGGCCGCCGCGATGCCGGACGGCCGCCCGGCCGGGCTGAGCGGTCCCGCCGTGCGCCCCGTGGCGACGGCAGCCGTCCGCACGCTCGTACGCACCGCTCCGGAGATCCCGGTCGTCGCCTGCGGGGGCATCACGACGTCCGAGCACGTGCGGGACTACCTGGCGGCCGGTGCGGTGGCCGTCCAGGTCGGCACCGGCCTGCTGCACGACCCCACCCTGATCACCCGGCTCGTCCACGACCTCGAGGAGACCTCATGA
- the pyrF gene encoding orotidine-5'-phosphate decarboxylase — MTTAATPQPLAPFGARLHRSIGERGRLCVGIDPHPSLLQAWGLDDDVAGLERFALTVAEALAPEVSVLKPQSAFYERFGSRGVAVLERVVEVARQGGALVCMDVKRGDIGSTTQAYADAYLDPRSPLFSDAVTASPFLGFGSLTPMVETARRHGAGLFVLALTSNPEGHEVQRATAADGRTVAATVLDSLRELNAGAEPLGSFGPVVGATIDDAGTDLDVNGPILVPGYGAQGGTVEDMRRIFGATARAVIPSTSRGVLAAGPEAAALVAAARRANDDVAALDR; from the coding sequence ATGACCACCGCCGCGACGCCCCAGCCCCTCGCGCCCTTCGGCGCGCGCCTGCACCGCTCCATCGGTGAACGTGGTCGGCTCTGCGTGGGCATCGACCCCCACCCCTCGCTGCTCCAGGCGTGGGGGCTCGACGACGACGTGGCCGGACTCGAGCGGTTCGCCCTGACGGTGGCCGAGGCGCTGGCACCGGAGGTCTCCGTGCTCAAGCCGCAGAGCGCGTTCTACGAGCGCTTCGGCAGCCGCGGCGTCGCCGTGCTGGAGCGGGTCGTCGAGGTGGCTCGTCAGGGTGGCGCCCTGGTCTGCATGGACGTGAAGCGCGGTGACATCGGATCGACCACCCAGGCCTACGCCGACGCCTACCTCGACCCCCGTTCGCCGCTCTTCTCCGACGCGGTCACCGCCAGCCCCTTCCTGGGCTTCGGCTCGCTGACCCCGATGGTCGAGACCGCCCGGCGCCACGGCGCCGGCCTCTTCGTGCTGGCGCTGACGTCCAACCCGGAGGGGCACGAGGTGCAGCGCGCCACGGCCGCCGACGGGCGTACGGTCGCGGCGACGGTGCTCGACTCCCTGCGTGAGCTCAACGCGGGCGCGGAGCCGCTCGGCAGCTTCGGCCCCGTGGTGGGCGCCACCATCGACGACGCGGGCACCGACCTCGACGTCAACGGACCGATCCTGGTGCCGGGCTACGGCGCCCAGGGCGGGACGGTGGAGGACATGCGGCGCATCTTCGGTGCGACCGCCCGCGCGGTGATCCCCAGCACCAGCCGCGGGGTCCTCGCGGCCGGTCCCGAGGCCGCAGCACTGGTCGCGGCTGCGCGCCGGGCCAACGACGACGTGGCCGCCCTCGACCGCTGA
- the coaBC gene encoding bifunctional phosphopantothenoylcysteine decarboxylase/phosphopantothenate--cysteine ligase CoaBC, giving the protein MRPRVVLGVSGGIAAYKACELLRRFTESGHDVTVVPTAAALEFVGAPTWAALSGKPVSTDVWASVHEVPHVRIGQQADLVVVAPATADVMAKAAHGLADDLLTNTLLTARCPVVFAPAMHTEMWEHPATQANVATLRERGAVVIEPAEGRLTGKDTGKGRLPEPAEIFETSVQVLARGVGSADLAGRHVLVSAGGTREYLDPVRFLGNRSSGLQGYALARAAAARGARVTLVAANVTLPDPAGVRVVRVETTNELREAVLAAAPEADAVVMAAAPADFRPTTTSEAKIKKASDGSAPAVHLEQNPDILAEISHERHRDDQVVVGFAAETGDDTGSVLELGRAKLARKGCDLLVVNDVSGGAVFGAEDNAAVILSASGDAVEVERASKTTVAHAIWDQVVRRFVM; this is encoded by the coding sequence ATGCGGCCGCGTGTCGTCCTCGGGGTCAGTGGCGGCATCGCCGCGTACAAGGCCTGCGAGCTCCTCCGTCGCTTCACGGAGTCGGGCCACGACGTCACCGTCGTCCCGACGGCCGCCGCCCTCGAGTTCGTGGGAGCCCCGACGTGGGCCGCGCTGTCGGGCAAGCCCGTCTCGACCGACGTGTGGGCCAGCGTCCACGAGGTGCCGCACGTACGCATCGGCCAGCAGGCCGACCTCGTCGTCGTCGCCCCCGCCACCGCTGACGTGATGGCCAAGGCGGCCCACGGCCTGGCCGACGACCTGCTGACCAACACGCTGCTCACAGCTCGCTGCCCGGTGGTCTTCGCCCCCGCGATGCACACCGAGATGTGGGAGCACCCGGCCACGCAGGCCAACGTCGCGACCCTGCGCGAGCGTGGCGCGGTCGTCATCGAGCCGGCCGAGGGTCGCCTCACCGGCAAGGACACCGGCAAGGGCCGGTTGCCCGAGCCCGCCGAGATCTTCGAGACGAGCGTCCAGGTGCTCGCCCGCGGCGTCGGTTCCGCCGACCTGGCGGGGCGTCACGTCCTCGTCTCGGCCGGAGGCACCCGCGAGTACCTCGACCCGGTCCGTTTCCTGGGCAACCGCTCCTCGGGCCTTCAGGGGTACGCCCTGGCCCGCGCCGCCGCCGCCCGGGGCGCCCGGGTGACGTTGGTGGCCGCCAACGTGACGCTCCCGGACCCCGCCGGCGTACGGGTCGTGCGCGTCGAGACGACCAACGAGCTGCGCGAGGCCGTGCTCGCCGCCGCACCCGAGGCCGACGCCGTGGTCATGGCCGCGGCCCCGGCCGACTTCCGGCCCACCACGACGAGCGAGGCCAAGATCAAGAAGGCCTCCGACGGCTCCGCCCCCGCGGTGCACCTCGAGCAGAACCCCGACATCCTCGCCGAGATCTCGCACGAGCGTCACCGCGACGACCAGGTCGTCGTCGGGTTCGCCGCCGAGACAGGCGACGACACCGGCAGCGTCCTCGAGCTCGGGCGGGCCAAGCTCGCCCGCAAGGGCTGCGACCTGCTCGTGGTCAACGACGTCAGCGGGGGAGCGGTCTTCGGAGCCGAGGACAACGCGGCGGTGATCCTCAGCGCGTCGGGCGACGCCGTCGAGGTCGAGCGGGCGTCGAAGACCACCGTGGCCCACGCCATCTGGGACCAGGTCGTGCGTCGATTCGTGATGTGA
- a CDS encoding quinone-dependent dihydroorotate dehydrogenase — MTGVGGLAGKAYDQLFTQVFTRTDPEWIHHKAFAAVRAARPLTQRMVGAGTAQLGEPVEAMGIRFPHVLGLAAGFDKNAVGVDALAALGFGHVEIGTVTGEPQPGNPTPRLFRLPEDRAIINRMGFNNDGAEAVARRLAARTASGKVSDVVLGVNIGKTKVVPESDAIADYEKSTGLLAPHADYLVVNVSSPNTPGLRDLQAVEKLEPLLRAVRRRADEVTGERRVPLLVKIAPDLSDEDVVAVADMAGAVGLDGIIATNTTISRDALRSDPAKVAEVGAGGLSGRPLTQRSLAVMRLLRERVGPDMTLVGVGGITTVEDARARLEAGATLLQGYTAFVYEGPLWPRRIVSGLARG, encoded by the coding sequence ATGACCGGCGTGGGGGGCCTCGCAGGCAAGGCGTACGACCAGCTCTTCACCCAGGTCTTCACGCGCACGGATCCCGAGTGGATCCACCACAAGGCGTTCGCCGCTGTCCGCGCCGCCCGCCCGCTCACGCAGCGGATGGTCGGCGCGGGCACCGCGCAGCTGGGCGAGCCGGTCGAGGCCATGGGCATCCGGTTCCCGCACGTCCTGGGCCTGGCCGCCGGTTTCGACAAGAACGCCGTCGGTGTCGACGCACTGGCGGCCCTCGGGTTCGGCCACGTGGAGATCGGCACGGTGACCGGGGAGCCGCAGCCCGGCAACCCGACCCCGCGGCTCTTCCGCCTGCCGGAGGACCGCGCGATCATCAACCGGATGGGCTTCAACAACGACGGCGCCGAGGCGGTCGCCCGTCGGCTCGCCGCGCGTACTGCCTCCGGCAAGGTGTCCGACGTCGTGCTGGGCGTCAACATCGGCAAGACCAAGGTCGTCCCGGAGTCCGACGCCATCGCCGACTACGAGAAGTCGACGGGCCTGCTCGCCCCCCACGCCGACTACCTGGTGGTCAACGTCTCCTCGCCCAACACGCCCGGACTGCGTGACCTCCAGGCCGTCGAGAAGCTCGAGCCGCTGCTGCGGGCCGTACGCCGGCGCGCCGACGAGGTGACGGGGGAGCGCCGCGTCCCGCTGCTGGTCAAGATCGCCCCCGACCTCAGCGACGAGGACGTCGTGGCGGTCGCCGACATGGCCGGCGCAGTCGGCCTCGACGGGATCATCGCGACCAACACCACGATCAGTCGTGACGCCCTGCGCTCCGACCCGGCGAAGGTCGCCGAGGTCGGCGCCGGTGGCCTGTCGGGTCGTCCCCTGACCCAGCGTTCGCTCGCGGTCATGCGTCTGCTGCGCGAACGGGTGGGGCCGGACATGACGCTGGTCGGCGTCGGCGGCATCACCACGGTCGAGGACGCCCGTGCTCGACTCGAGGCCGGTGCCACCCTGCTCCAGGGCTACACCGCCTTCGTCTACGAGGGACCGCTGTGGCCCCGCCGGATCGTGAGCGGTCTGGCGCGCGGGTGA
- the mihF gene encoding integration host factor, actinobacterial type — translation MALPQLTPEQRQAALDKAAASRRERAEVKNRLKNSGASIIDVIREGQVNEVVGKMRVIDLLQAMPGLGKVRATALMERLAIAESRRVRGLGVKQIAALEREFSDGA, via the coding sequence GTGGCACTGCCCCAGCTCACCCCCGAACAGCGTCAGGCGGCGCTCGACAAGGCGGCGGCATCTCGCCGGGAGCGGGCCGAGGTGAAGAACCGACTCAAGAATTCCGGAGCCTCGATCATCGACGTGATCCGCGAGGGTCAGGTGAACGAGGTCGTCGGCAAGATGCGCGTGATCGACCTGCTCCAGGCGATGCCGGGTCTGGGCAAGGTGCGGGCCACCGCCCTGATGGAGCGCCTCGCGATCGCCGAGAGCCGTCGGGTGCGCGGGCTGGGCGTCAAGCAGATCGCCGCGCTCGAGCGCGAGTTCTCCGACGGCGCGTGA
- the rpoZ gene encoding DNA-directed RNA polymerase subunit omega translates to MSAPLIDAEGVTNPSIDDLLTKTDSKYKLVLYSAKRARQINAYYSQLGEGLLEYVGPLVDTHVQEKPLSIALREINEDLLTCEDVDPAELAAEAAAQSAAQSEAAHSE, encoded by the coding sequence GTGTCTGCTCCCCTGATCGATGCCGAGGGCGTCACCAACCCCTCGATCGACGACCTGCTCACCAAGACCGACAGCAAGTACAAGCTGGTCCTCTACAGCGCCAAGCGCGCCCGCCAGATCAACGCCTACTACTCGCAGCTCGGCGAAGGCCTGCTCGAGTACGTCGGCCCCCTCGTGGACACCCACGTCCAGGAGAAGCCGCTCAGCATCGCGCTGCGCGAGATCAACGAGGACCTGCTCACCTGCGAGGACGTCGACCCGGCTGAGCTGGCCGCCGAGGCTGCAGCCCAGTCTGCTGCCCAGTCTGAGGCTGCTCACTCCGAGTGA
- the gmk gene encoding guanylate kinase, translated as MLAGPTAVGKGTVAARMRDANPDVWISVSATTRAPRPGEVDGVHYLFVSDEEFDRMIEQGELLEWAVVHKAARYGTPRRPVEEALKAGRPAMLEIDLQGARQVRQTMPEALFVFLAPPSFEELERRLVGRGTETEAERTRRLETAREELAAESEFDVTIVNHEVPAAVDELVALIRSGS; from the coding sequence GTGCTGGCCGGCCCGACTGCCGTCGGCAAGGGGACCGTCGCCGCGCGGATGCGCGACGCCAACCCCGACGTCTGGATCTCCGTCAGCGCCACCACGCGCGCCCCGCGCCCCGGCGAGGTGGACGGCGTGCACTACCTGTTCGTCTCCGACGAGGAGTTCGACCGGATGATCGAGCAGGGCGAGCTGCTCGAGTGGGCCGTGGTCCACAAGGCCGCCCGCTACGGCACGCCGCGCCGCCCGGTCGAGGAGGCGCTGAAGGCCGGTCGCCCCGCGATGCTGGAGATTGACCTCCAGGGCGCGCGCCAGGTCCGCCAGACCATGCCCGAGGCTCTCTTCGTCTTCCTGGCGCCTCCGTCGTTCGAGGAGCTGGAGCGCCGCCTGGTCGGCCGCGGCACCGAGACCGAGGCGGAACGGACCCGCCGGCTCGAGACCGCGCGCGAGGAACTGGCCGCCGAGAGTGAGTTCGACGTCACCATCGTCAACCACGAAGTTCCCGCTGCCGTGGATGAATTGGTAGCCTTGATCCGGTCTGGGTCGTGA
- a CDS encoding dihydroorotate dehydrogenase electron transfer subunit, producing the protein MLAVGRAGAFRVLSLAAPGVPAAFRPGTFVVASPGDDRLAARAWWIHRVDPASAFGPTIEVVVDPGSPSGAWFADLAVGTRIALTGPLGRPFTLPRQPVAALLVGEGHAVAPLLALAERLRARECPVTLLVGARDEKHLLAVREARRLVRQVVVVTEDGSVGHRGVVADHVGSLLASSSAGVLYTAGRPDAVRAVASIAASSDVPSQVALEVPMPCGTGLCHGCVVAVVGDDAVPRQVRACTEGPVLPGHRIDWEALP; encoded by the coding sequence GTGCTGGCCGTCGGTCGCGCCGGGGCGTTCCGCGTCCTGAGCCTGGCGGCGCCGGGCGTGCCAGCGGCCTTCCGGCCCGGCACCTTCGTGGTCGCCTCCCCAGGTGACGACCGCCTGGCTGCGCGAGCCTGGTGGATCCACCGGGTCGACCCCGCGAGTGCCTTCGGCCCCACCATCGAGGTCGTCGTCGACCCCGGCAGCCCTTCCGGCGCGTGGTTCGCCGACCTGGCCGTGGGCACCCGGATCGCCCTCACCGGGCCGCTGGGGCGCCCCTTCACCCTGCCCCGGCAGCCCGTCGCGGCGTTGCTGGTGGGGGAGGGGCACGCCGTCGCGCCGCTGCTGGCGCTCGCCGAGCGCCTCCGGGCCCGCGAGTGCCCGGTGACCCTCCTGGTGGGGGCACGCGACGAGAAGCACCTCCTGGCCGTGCGTGAGGCGAGGCGCCTGGTCCGTCAGGTCGTCGTCGTCACCGAGGACGGGTCGGTGGGCCACCGTGGCGTCGTCGCCGACCACGTGGGCTCGTTGCTCGCCTCCTCGTCGGCAGGCGTGCTCTACACCGCAGGGCGCCCGGACGCCGTACGTGCCGTGGCCTCGATCGCCGCCTCGTCCGACGTCCCCAGCCAGGTCGCGCTCGAGGTGCCCATGCCCTGCGGCACCGGCCTGTGCCACGGGTGCGTCGTCGCCGTCGTGGGGGACGACGCCGTCCCGCGCCAGGTACGGGCCTGCACCGAGGGGCCGGTCCTGCCCGGCCACCGGATCGACTGGGAGGCCCTGCCGTGA